One segment of Haloplanus natans DSM 17983 DNA contains the following:
- a CDS encoding surface glycoprotein, protein MICYHADTRKHLIQDGYVSTTPTGGWRDAGPQIRHERGSTSGLSLQTTTKNMTDYNKKVRAVILAALMVFSVFAGTVALSGSAAAAAGTPVLQNESLSPTSVAQTTVTHDVSFDVDNYSATGDSTTEISISAGSFADADLEVTDVDNTTTLSGKAVSTASGSSIDITTNGKQNVSISGTVTIDWSGTTSGDKTVNINAYDGSATATGTVDANTPVTVTVSSSTTRSNPGAGDADSQVYNGSTVFQGEEDITFVDSSGNQLDSLTGTSGDAEGQTLTIPIDDDQATGQYDENGPDQFQDSVYGVTVLQPQIEDLEILNTNGEDIAGGSVREGEGGASGPNTGTGSGDLDVVADYNYEESENIELTVEDDTGLDVTGDALTQNGGPAVKGANTDGEDVTWNLDLTDLGTGTYTVTVAGSDDLDFGSATESTTITVTGDDDITNDLDMETATRGVRT, encoded by the coding sequence GTGATTTGCTATCACGCTGATACCAGAAAACATTTAATACAGGATGGGTATGTTTCGACTACCCCTACCGGTGGCTGGCGCGACGCCGGACCACAAATTCGACACGAAAGAGGGTCGACCTCGGGACTGTCACTGCAGACAACAACGAAAAACATGACAGACTATAATAAGAAAGTCCGCGCAGTCATCCTGGCCGCGCTCATGGTGTTCAGCGTCTTCGCTGGCACCGTGGCGCTGTCTGGGAGTGCTGCGGCAGCAGCCGGTACTCCAGTGCTCCAAAACGAGAGCCTGAGTCCGACTAGTGTTGCACAAACCACTGTGACACACGATGTATCGTTCGATGTGGATAATTACTCGGCAACTGGCGACAGTACGACCGAAATCAGTATCAGTGCCGGTTCATTTGCTGATGCCGATCTCGAAGTCACAGACGTAGACAACACTACTACCCTTTCCGGGAAAGCTGTTTCAACTGCGTCTGGATCTTCGATTGACATCACAACTAATGGGAAACAAAATGTTTCCATTAGCGGGACCGTCACTATCGACTGGAGTGGAACCACTTCGGGAGATAAAACTGTCAATATCAACGCTTACGACGGTTCAGCAACCGCCACTGGGACTGTTGACGCCAACACACCTGTCACCGTCACCGTCTCCTCCAGCACCACCCGGTCCAACCCGGGCGCTGGTGACGCGGACAGTCAGGTCTACAACGGATCGACCGTCTTCCAGGGTGAGGAAGACATCACGTTCGTCGATTCCAGCGGGAATCAGCTCGACTCCCTGACCGGCACCAGCGGTGATGCCGAGGGGCAGACGCTCACGATCCCGATCGACGACGACCAGGCGACCGGCCAGTACGACGAGAACGGTCCCGACCAGTTCCAGGACAGCGTCTACGGCGTGACGGTCCTGCAGCCCCAGATCGAGGACCTCGAAATCCTCAACACGAACGGCGAGGACATCGCTGGCGGCTCCGTCCGCGAGGGCGAGGGTGGCGCTAGCGGTCCCAACACCGGAACCGGTTCCGGTGACCTCGACGTCGTGGCCGACTACAACTACGAGGAGTCCGAGAACATCGAACTGACCGTCGAGGACGACACCGGCCTCGACGTGACCGGCGACGCGCTCACCCAGAACGGTGGCCCCGCGGTCAAGGGCGCCAACACCGACGGTGAGGACGTCACCTGGAACCTCGACCTGACCGACCTCGGGACGGGGACCTACACGGTCACCGTCGCTGGGAGCGACGACCTCGACTTCGGGTCGGCGACCGAGTCGACGACAATCACCGTCACCGGTGACGACGACATCACCAACGACCTCGACATGGAAACGGCCACGCGCGGGGTGAGGACGTGA
- the csg gene encoding HVO_2072 family ArtA-dependent S-layer glycoprotein — MTFTLRGSDAGDNHYVVIDAEDFRDTNSNLDSARIFRQVGDTNDVGLINASNSVLTRTEISNGDTVGTVEYAYANVTIDDDTGVGVGQIETQYLDTTDVDVDLHASGTTPTQIVNGQEPEDDPTLTVEEGEVSLETPDNTYVVGSEVTINGSASQGIDDVSLYIRRQGDYQLLDVDGTETGNDGASSGPVDGSISVDADDTFEVEDVILSEGDGGGNEILSLPGSYRIGVIDTADAGGTGNPDSSLNVSAFNTGTSSQKSLRVVDTELSATVQTVGGQVAIEDDEVNVTGTALGNQNVDVIFVGERGNANYESISVDDDNTFEEDELSVSGGQGLQEGQVSVHVLIPGRDGDYGDGNFPTGVNDLQDFAENELDGAGLTGDQIRARILDQTTEEVASDDRMVTQQFRYADAQTTIQNVYPEGAEASGVNPIAVDDTMVVEGSTNLVPDDNAITVELLTQEGDSVALTTTDSWSMDGTYQVSLALEDVQTGTYTLESDDSYNTDTETVEIVQNRQTATPEPTATPEPTPTETPEPTPEPTPEPTPEPTPTATATATDTTSGGGPGFGAIVAVIALIAAALLAARRDN, encoded by the coding sequence GTGACCTTCACGCTCCGTGGGTCGGACGCTGGTGACAACCACTACGTGGTCATCGACGCCGAAGACTTCCGTGACACCAACAGCAACCTCGACTCGGCGCGCATCTTCCGCCAGGTCGGTGACACGAACGATGTCGGCCTGATCAACGCTTCCAACAGCGTGCTCACCCGGACGGAGATCAGCAACGGTGACACCGTCGGCACCGTGGAGTACGCCTACGCCAACGTCACCATCGACGACGACACGGGCGTCGGTGTCGGTCAGATCGAGACGCAGTACCTCGATACGACCGACGTCGATGTCGACCTCCACGCGTCGGGCACGACTCCGACGCAGATCGTCAACGGGCAGGAGCCCGAAGACGACCCGACGCTCACCGTCGAAGAAGGTGAGGTCTCCCTCGAGACTCCGGACAACACCTACGTGGTCGGCAGTGAAGTGACCATCAATGGTTCCGCGAGTCAGGGCATCGACGATGTCTCGCTCTACATCCGGCGCCAGGGCGACTACCAGCTTCTGGACGTCGACGGTACCGAAACCGGTAACGACGGTGCCAGCAGCGGTCCGGTCGACGGGTCGATCAGCGTCGACGCTGACGACACGTTCGAAGTCGAAGACGTCATCCTCTCGGAGGGTGACGGCGGAGGTAACGAGATCCTCTCGCTGCCCGGCAGCTACCGCATCGGCGTGATCGACACGGCCGACGCGGGTGGTACGGGTAACCCCGACTCGTCGCTCAACGTCTCGGCGTTCAACACGGGGACGAGCAGTCAGAAGTCCCTCCGTGTGGTCGACACCGAACTGAGCGCAACCGTCCAGACGGTCGGTGGCCAGGTGGCCATCGAGGACGACGAAGTGAACGTCACCGGGACGGCTCTGGGTAACCAGAACGTCGACGTGATCTTCGTCGGCGAGCGTGGGAACGCGAACTACGAGTCCATCTCGGTGGACGACGACAACACGTTCGAGGAAGACGAACTCAGCGTCTCCGGCGGTCAGGGCCTCCAAGAGGGTCAGGTCAGCGTGCACGTCCTGATCCCGGGCCGTGACGGCGACTACGGTGACGGTAACTTCCCGACCGGTGTCAACGATCTCCAAGACTTCGCCGAGAACGAACTCGACGGTGCGGGCCTGACGGGTGACCAGATCCGTGCGCGCATCCTCGATCAGACGACCGAGGAAGTCGCGAGCGACGACCGGATGGTGACCCAGCAGTTCCGCTACGCTGACGCGCAGACGACGATCCAGAACGTCTACCCCGAAGGCGCCGAGGCCTCGGGTGTCAACCCGATCGCCGTCGACGACACGATGGTCGTCGAGGGCAGTACGAACCTCGTGCCGGACGACAACGCGATCACCGTGGAGCTGCTGACCCAGGAGGGTGACTCCGTCGCCCTGACCACTACGGACAGTTGGTCGATGGACGGAACCTACCAGGTCTCGCTGGCACTCGAGGACGTGCAGACGGGCACGTACACGCTCGAGTCCGACGACAGCTACAACACGGACACCGAGACCGTGGAGATCGTCCAGAACCGCCAGACTGCGACGCCGGAACCGACGGCGACGCCGGAGCCGACTCCGACGGAGACGCCGGAGCCGACGCCGGAGCCGACGCCGGAACCGACGCCGGAGCCGACGCCGACGGCAACGGCAACGGCCACCGACACGACTAGCGGTGGCGGTCCCGGCTTCGGTGCCATCGTTGCAGTCATCGCGCTCATCGCGGCTGCGCTGCTGGCCGCCCGGCGCGACAACTAA
- a CDS encoding Hsp20/alpha crystallin family protein — translation MALQPSPSSSWMSGLDFPNRLFEMGSDDYELYEEDDEFVLSVEMPGFDPQDIQVTWDDGVLNIAGEHADESRNQRRTYHRRFRFPKTIDDDDISARYRNGILEIRLPVLEGAATQGTTIDIQQ, via the coding sequence ATGGCTCTGCAACCGAGCCCGTCCAGTTCGTGGATGAGTGGTCTCGATTTCCCGAACCGACTCTTCGAGATGGGATCGGACGACTACGAACTGTACGAGGAGGACGACGAGTTCGTCCTGAGCGTCGAGATGCCGGGGTTCGATCCCCAGGACATCCAAGTGACCTGGGACGACGGGGTCCTCAATATCGCCGGCGAACACGCCGACGAGTCGCGGAACCAACGGCGGACGTATCACCGCCGGTTCCGGTTCCCGAAGACCATCGACGACGATGACATCTCGGCCCGATATCGTAACGGTATCCTCGAAATCCGGCTGCCGGTTCTGGAGGGGGCCGCCACGCAGGGGACCACGATCGACATCCAGCAGTAA